Genomic DNA from Selenomonas sp. oral taxon 126:
CACGGCGACAATCGAGCCGGTGGCGAGCGTTATCTTTGCGTGGCTCATCTTTGACACGCATTTTGTCATGATGCAGGTCGTCGGGATTGTGCTCGTCATTGCAGCGATTCTGACACCAAATGTGTTGCGAAAATGTGGCGCGGCCTGAAATAAAAACAGGGTTCTATGATAAATGTTACGGAATGCCACCGTGCGCACTCCCCGCAAACGCTTAGTTACGCAAGCGGTCGCGTTCTCGTTCGCCTAAATACCTGCGGACTTCTTAAACGCGCTACGCTTGAACGAAAGAAATCCGCAGGGGGCGAGTCGAACGCTATACTCCGCTTGCTCCACTAGGGTTTGCTTAGGAGCATCGCACGGTTCTGTTTCCGATTTTCCGTAACATATGACAAAGAGCCAAAAACAGTACTGATAAAGGAGGTTTGTTCTTGCAGGAGACGACGGAGACGATTGAGTTCAGGGATATGCATGAGGCGGCGGCGCTCCTCGGGGAACGTGACACGCTGCTGCAGTGCATGCAGGAGGTCTTTGCCTGCCGCATCGTGAGCCGTGGCACGGCGCTCGCCGTGACGGGGGCAGAGGAGGATGTTGTCGCCGCGCGCGTGCTCGTGCAGGAACTCCTCTTCTATCACAGGCAGGGTGCGAAGCTGACGACGCATGAGGTGAACTACGGCGCACAGCTTGTGCGCGCGGGGCGCGTGGAGGAGCTGCACGCCCTCTTTGCCGAGGTGCTGCTCGTGACGGCAAAGGGCAAGGAGGTGCGTGCAAAGACGCTCGGACAGCGCGACTATCTCGCGAAGATCCGGCGCAACGCCGTGACGCTCGGCGTCGGCCCTGCGGGTACGGGCAAGACCTATCTCGCGGTTGTGATGGCGGTCGCAGCACTGCGCAACCGTGAGGTGAGCCGCATCATCCTCACGCGTCCCGCCGTGGAGGCAGGCGAGCATCTGGGCTTTCTGCCCGGCGATCTGACGGAGAAGATCAATCCCTATCTGCGGCCGCTCTACGATGCCTTGCAGGACATCCTCGGCGCTGAAGGCTATCAGAAGATGATGAGCCGCCAGCTGATCGAGGTTGCACCGCTCGCCTACATCCGCGGACGCACACTCGAGGACTCCTTCATCATCCTCGACGAGGCGCAGAATACGACGGGCGCGCAGATGAAGATGTTTCTCACGCGCCTCGGCTTCGGCTCGCGCATGGTGGTGACAGGCGACCTCGAGCAGGTCGACCTGCCGCGCGGCACGGTGTCGGGGCTGAAGCAGGCGTGCCAAATCCTAAAGGGGGTGCGGGGCGTCGGCATCGTGCGGCTCGAGCCCGTGGACATCATCCGCCACGAGGTTGTGACGCGCATTGTCGAGGCGTACGGCGCGTGGGAGAAAAAGCGGGGACAAAAGCATGGAGATTGAGATTCGCTGCGAGCCCGAGGATCTGCCCGTCTCCGAGGAGGAGCGGGAAGCCGTGCGCCGCGCGATTTTGGCGGTTGGACGGCTCTACGACGTGGAGGACGCCGAGGTGAGCGTAACGCTCACGGATGACGCGCACATTCACGTCATCAACAGGGAGTATCGCGGCGTTGACCGTCCGACGGATGTCATTTCCTTTGCCCTTACGGAGAGTGAGGAGCCGGAGATCATCGGCGGCGGGGCGCATGAAGTGCTTGGCGATCTCATCATCTCGCTCGAGCGCATGCGGGCACAGGCGGCGGAGTACGGGCATACGGAGCTGCGCGAGCTGTCCTTTCTCACGGTGCACGGCATGCTGCACCTCCTCGGCTACGACCACATGGAGGAGGAGGAGCGGCTCGAGATGGAGGAGGAGCAGCGCCGTGTCATGGAGGAACTGGGAATCACACGATGAATGGACATAAATCGGGCTTCGCCGCCGTGATCGGGCGGCCGAATGTTGGAAAATCCACATTGATTAACGCGCTCATCGGGCAGAAGATCGCCATCATGAGCGACAAGCCGCAGACGACGCGCAGCCGCATCCTCTGCATCCTGACGGAGGAGGACGCACAGATCATCTTCCTCGACACGCCGGGCGTGCACAAGCCGAAGCACAAGCTCGGTGACTACATGGCAA
This window encodes:
- a CDS encoding PhoH family protein — encoded protein: MQETTETIEFRDMHEAAALLGERDTLLQCMQEVFACRIVSRGTALAVTGAEEDVVAARVLVQELLFYHRQGAKLTTHEVNYGAQLVRAGRVEELHALFAEVLLVTAKGKEVRAKTLGQRDYLAKIRRNAVTLGVGPAGTGKTYLAVVMAVAALRNREVSRIILTRPAVEAGEHLGFLPGDLTEKINPYLRPLYDALQDILGAEGYQKMMSRQLIEVAPLAYIRGRTLEDSFIILDEAQNTTGAQMKMFLTRLGFGSRMVVTGDLEQVDLPRGTVSGLKQACQILKGVRGVGIVRLEPVDIIRHEVVTRIVEAYGAWEKKRGQKHGD
- the ybeY gene encoding rRNA maturation RNase YbeY, which codes for MEIEIRCEPEDLPVSEEEREAVRRAILAVGRLYDVEDAEVSVTLTDDAHIHVINREYRGVDRPTDVISFALTESEEPEIIGGGAHEVLGDLIISLERMRAQAAEYGHTELRELSFLTVHGMLHLLGYDHMEEEERLEMEEEQRRVMEELGITR